From one Ictalurus punctatus breed USDA103 chromosome 20, Coco_2.0, whole genome shotgun sequence genomic stretch:
- the LOC124627470 gene encoding uncharacterized protein LOC124627470 translates to MAHNAGLGFLFAALVGLEGFDLNTRYQLSHLFADLALLVDVLRTPSTTSTFPPPLRYRLSPAATLVDASTQTGPVISTPSLLSADDYEAMDSPSTDYSDDPLSPISSPGHTPYHPSFSPSYSPTSPSYSPTSPPYSQ, encoded by the exons ATGG CTCACAACGCGGGACTTGGTTTCCTATTCGCTGCTCTAGTGGGACTGGAGGGCTTTGATCTCAACACTAGATACCAGCTGTCCCACCTGTTTGCAGACCTCGCTCTTTTGGTTGACGTCTTGCGCACTCCCTCTACAACGTCCACTTTCCCTCCTCCTCTACGATATCGGTTGAGCCCAGCTGCTACCCTTGTTGACGCCTCTACTCAGACGGGTCCTGTTATCAGTACGCCTTCCCTGCTTTCTGCTGATGACTACGAGGCAATGGATTCCCCCAGCACTGACTATTCTGATGACCCACTGAGCCCAATCTCCTCCCCAGGGCATACTCCTTACCAtccgtctttctctccctcctaCTCTCCTACCAGTCCCTCTTATTCTCCTACCAGTCCTCCTTATTCCCAATAA